A region from the Nitrospinota bacterium genome encodes:
- a CDS encoding PilN domain-containing protein has product MRIFGIDIGTANIKVAVVEKRFRGHEVRNVVKFGLDTPGKIEATLSGALRSLDFDPAEDHVAAVFPADKITSRSVRMPFVKARQISDALPFELESLSPFDADDFVCAWSPVEVNSGITRVLGALALKSDMAAFIETLKISGADPDWIIPSQAAISQSVANPAATWALALEFDNKNASIVILKNGAAALFHTAPVDVETILSHDKALKTGTGGKLESLKANWDKPLKKFANDVSREIKMAQIAAARDDESFTPVKNVIICGEIGNAQAVGWALEEELGFVVERVDSSIPMTPQEKAPVFAAALGAAVAVCESMDSREKTVMNLRTGQFAKKKRFTGDRRQIAVTGVLLAILLAAGAISYISGEIRLGRKYDGLKTALRAEFKRAMPEVTNIVSEIQQMKSSLKDMENRAGALGPALAEKDPFLDRLGEITSSVPENTRLDTDELTYEWGKVSITGRTESFDKVELYKKRLEKLGWVKKAAVEGVKASATGQSVDFKISLEAN; this is encoded by the coding sequence ATGCGAATATTCGGGATAGACATCGGGACGGCAAACATCAAGGTTGCCGTGGTGGAAAAGCGTTTCCGGGGCCACGAGGTGCGGAATGTCGTCAAGTTCGGCCTGGATACGCCCGGCAAAATCGAGGCAACGCTTTCTGGCGCCCTGCGGAGCCTTGATTTCGATCCTGCGGAAGACCATGTGGCGGCGGTTTTCCCGGCGGACAAGATCACCAGCCGCTCTGTGCGCATGCCCTTCGTAAAAGCGCGCCAGATAAGCGACGCGCTGCCGTTCGAGCTGGAGTCGCTTTCACCTTTCGATGCGGACGATTTTGTGTGCGCGTGGTCGCCTGTCGAGGTGAACTCCGGGATCACCCGCGTTTTAGGCGCGCTTGCCCTTAAAAGCGACATGGCCGCGTTCATCGAGACGCTGAAAATTTCCGGAGCGGACCCGGACTGGATAATTCCATCCCAGGCCGCCATCTCGCAATCCGTTGCCAATCCCGCCGCCACGTGGGCTCTTGCGCTGGAATTTGACAATAAGAACGCAAGCATAGTGATATTGAAAAACGGCGCCGCCGCCTTGTTCCACACCGCGCCTGTTGATGTGGAAACCATTTTGAGCCACGACAAGGCGCTGAAAACCGGGACGGGCGGGAAACTTGAGAGCTTGAAGGCCAATTGGGACAAGCCGCTAAAAAAATTCGCAAATGACGTTTCAAGAGAAATAAAAATGGCGCAAATCGCCGCCGCCCGTGACGACGAAAGTTTCACCCCCGTAAAAAATGTGATCATTTGCGGAGAGATCGGAAACGCGCAGGCCGTCGGGTGGGCGCTGGAGGAGGAGCTTGGCTTTGTGGTGGAGAGAGTGGATTCATCCATCCCGATGACGCCGCAAGAAAAGGCCCCGGTTTTCGCGGCGGCGCTTGGGGCGGCGGTGGCGGTTTGCGAGTCCATGGACAGCCGGGAAAAGACGGTCATGAACCTTCGCACAGGCCAGTTCGCAAAAAAGAAACGGTTCACAGGCGACAGGAGGCAAATCGCCGTCACCGGTGTATTGCTGGCGATTCTATTGGCGGCCGGGGCCATATCGTACATATCCGGGGAGATCAGGCTTGGACGCAAGTACGATGGATTGAAGACCGCGCTGCGGGCGGAGTTCAAGCGCGCGATGCCGGAGGTGACCAACATCGTATCCGAAATCCAGCAGATGAAAAGCAGCCTGAAGGACATGGAGAACAGGGCGGGCGCCCTTGGCCCGGCGCTTGCGGAAAAAGATCCGTTCCTCGACAGGCTTGGGGAAATAACATCCTCCGTCCCGGAGAACACCCGGCTGGACACGGACGAACTGACATACGAGTGGGGCAAAGTTTCT